A stretch of the Methylacidiphilum caldifontis genome encodes the following:
- a CDS encoding alpha/beta hydrolase — MKHTIPSEIRNAHGERLDFVYTPGSADNNTLVIIAHGITAHKDRPMLVTLSNCLAKNGIHSVRFSFSGHGKSEGKFEEFSPTKEVGDLESVFNAFAGWTKYGYVGHSLGAAVGVLFASKDPRVSFLISLAGMAYTAAFAQREFGTVTPGQGYMWDMPEFPLSKVLIEDMNRIDNVKEAAKKIRIPWLFIHGLADDVVPPQDSRDLFALASEPKKLVEIPDCDHLFPPPHDSFMAETVVNWIKELKLIA, encoded by the coding sequence ATGAAACATACAATTCCTTCAGAAATTCGAAATGCTCATGGAGAACGGTTGGATTTTGTTTATACACCTGGATCTGCAGATAACAATACCCTTGTTATTATTGCTCATGGTATCACTGCACATAAAGACCGGCCAATGCTCGTTACATTATCTAACTGTCTCGCAAAAAATGGGATACACTCCGTTCGGTTCTCATTTTCAGGACATGGCAAATCTGAAGGGAAATTTGAAGAATTTAGCCCAACTAAGGAAGTTGGGGATTTGGAATCGGTGTTTAATGCTTTTGCAGGATGGACAAAATATGGGTATGTGGGGCATAGCTTGGGAGCTGCTGTGGGTGTATTATTTGCAAGTAAAGACCCAAGAGTTTCTTTTTTGATCTCATTAGCAGGAATGGCTTACACCGCTGCGTTTGCTCAACGTGAATTTGGAACAGTTACCCCAGGTCAAGGTTACATGTGGGACATGCCGGAGTTTCCTCTTTCCAAAGTCTTAATAGAGGATATGAATCGTATAGACAATGTGAAGGAAGCAGCAAAGAAAATCCGTATTCCTTGGCTTTTTATTCATGGTCTGGCTGATGATGTTGTTCCTCCCCAAGATTCCAGGGATCTTTTTGCTCTTGCTTCTGAACCCAAAAAACTAGTTGAAATTCCAGACTGTGATCATCTTTTCCCTCCTCCCCATGACTCTTTCATGGCTGAAACGGTGGTCAATTGGATAAAAGAGCTGAAGTTGATAGCCTAA
- the rlmN gene encoding 23S rRNA (adenine(2503)-C(2))-methyltransferase RlmN: protein MKFFLDQLPSEWDFFSSQPEYRAKQVSEWIFKRKVFCFSSMTNLPSELRKKLTENYQIRSLELIQEKQSQDGTRKFLWQLFDGYTIETVLIPSIDTREGARRLTLCVSTQVGCALRCGFCASGLFGFERNLSCGEIVEQILLCESTIKERISNIVFMGMGEPLLNYDQLIKSIRLISSPLGIGMSPRKITISTSGVAPRIRKLANETLPFRLAVSLHATTDELRSKIMPINLKYPLSELIKSCEEFCSKRKQKITLEYILIAGFNDSLDDADRLAGIARSLRAKVNLIPYNRVSLFPWKSPDRKELLCFLRWIENKGVEVSVRKERGRDIDGACGQLRLRYISKEKAS from the coding sequence GTGAAATTCTTTCTTGATCAATTACCCTCTGAATGGGATTTTTTCAGTTCTCAACCTGAATATAGGGCAAAACAAGTCTCGGAATGGATATTCAAAAGAAAAGTATTTTGCTTTTCTTCGATGACTAATCTTCCCAGTGAGTTGAGGAAAAAGTTAACTGAAAACTATCAAATTAGATCCTTGGAATTAATTCAAGAAAAACAATCACAAGATGGGACAAGAAAATTTTTATGGCAACTTTTCGATGGTTATACGATAGAAACCGTTCTTATCCCCTCAATAGATACAAGGGAAGGAGCAAGGCGACTAACGCTTTGTGTGTCTACCCAAGTGGGATGTGCTTTAAGATGTGGCTTTTGTGCTAGTGGCCTTTTTGGATTCGAGAGAAATCTTTCTTGTGGGGAAATTGTTGAGCAGATTCTTCTTTGCGAATCCACTATTAAAGAAAGAATCAGTAATATTGTGTTTATGGGTATGGGGGAACCCCTTCTCAATTATGATCAACTGATTAAATCCATCCGACTCATTTCTTCTCCATTGGGTATAGGAATGAGCCCAAGGAAAATAACCATTTCTACCAGTGGTGTGGCTCCGCGTATTAGAAAACTAGCTAATGAAACTTTGCCTTTTCGTCTTGCTGTTTCTCTTCATGCCACGACTGATGAGTTGCGCAGCAAGATCATGCCCATAAACCTAAAATACCCATTAAGTGAGCTTATTAAAAGCTGTGAAGAGTTTTGTTCCAAAAGAAAACAGAAAATAACCCTGGAATACATTCTTATTGCTGGTTTTAATGATAGCTTAGATGATGCGGACCGACTAGCTGGAATAGCTCGGTCTCTTAGGGCTAAAGTAAATCTTATTCCTTATAATAGAGTTAGCCTGTTCCCCTGGAAATCACCAGATAGAAAAGAACTTCTCTGTTTTTTGCGTTGGATCGAAAATAAGGGCGTTGAGGTGTCTGTAAGAAAAGAACGAGGCAGGGATATCGATGGAGCCTGTGGGCAACTGAGACTTCGTTATATCTCGAAAGAAAAAGCAAGTTAA
- the pyk gene encoding pyruvate kinase: MIPFKNWKRRTKIIATLGPATESGEKIFSLIEKGVDIFRFNMSHGNPNWVREKVGIIQEFSKRLGKYVGLLLDTQGPAIRTGDLPDPMQLKPGDIFTFTVRGEKIEDLHSVSVNYDDIVNDIHVGDVVLVDNGNIQMKVISKEKNLLRCEVLTAGVMKSRRHINIPGVRINLPPLTKKDLNDIQLGIECGMDFFALSFVREANDCDLLRQILISKGSQGKVVAKIEDQLAVKNLSQIIDSSDAIMIARGDLGIECPFEELPIIQRRIVKSCIQKRKPVIVATHLLESMIMNPAPTRAEITDIANAVYEQADCIMLSGETASGKYPLECIYILDRVAVRTEKSGGAGYASLVELVNDEEKLAKIAVHLADDVGSPAICVFTRFGHLATLIAGLRPRYSIIYSFCPDEEVCRKLTLHYGVEPCLVVFPKSQEESIEMVEQHLKKKGIESGQKIVLISEIPLRGERDRYILLHQIH; the protein is encoded by the coding sequence ATGATTCCTTTTAAAAACTGGAAACGGCGTACTAAAATCATAGCTACTTTGGGACCTGCTACAGAGTCTGGGGAAAAAATTTTTTCTCTTATAGAAAAGGGAGTTGATATTTTCCGTTTCAATATGTCTCACGGAAACCCGAACTGGGTAAGGGAAAAAGTGGGGATTATCCAGGAATTTTCAAAACGCTTAGGTAAATATGTAGGGCTGCTTCTGGATACTCAAGGTCCAGCTATCAGAACGGGTGATCTTCCCGACCCCATGCAATTAAAACCAGGAGACATTTTTACTTTTACGGTGAGAGGAGAGAAAATAGAGGATCTTCATTCGGTTTCGGTTAATTATGACGATATTGTCAATGACATTCATGTGGGAGATGTAGTGCTTGTTGATAATGGGAACATCCAGATGAAGGTCATATCAAAGGAAAAAAATCTTTTGCGTTGTGAAGTTTTAACAGCGGGAGTAATGAAAAGCAGGCGCCACATTAATATTCCTGGAGTAAGAATAAATCTACCCCCGCTTACCAAAAAAGATCTCAACGACATCCAGCTAGGCATAGAATGTGGGATGGATTTCTTTGCTTTGTCTTTTGTCAGGGAAGCCAACGATTGTGATCTTTTAAGACAAATTCTTATTTCTAAAGGATCCCAGGGAAAAGTGGTTGCGAAAATAGAGGACCAGCTTGCGGTAAAAAACCTCTCCCAGATTATCGACTCTTCAGATGCGATCATGATCGCCCGAGGGGATTTAGGCATAGAATGCCCTTTTGAGGAGTTGCCTATCATCCAAAGGCGAATTGTAAAATCCTGCATCCAGAAAAGAAAGCCAGTCATTGTCGCCACACATCTTTTGGAAAGCATGATCATGAATCCTGCGCCCACGCGTGCTGAAATCACGGACATAGCTAACGCCGTTTATGAACAAGCTGATTGTATTATGCTTTCTGGGGAAACAGCTTCCGGGAAATATCCTTTGGAATGTATCTATATTCTGGATCGGGTGGCCGTGAGGACTGAAAAAAGTGGAGGGGCAGGGTATGCTTCCCTTGTTGAACTGGTTAACGACGAAGAAAAGTTAGCCAAAATCGCTGTGCATCTTGCCGATGACGTAGGTTCTCCTGCTATATGCGTGTTTACCCGTTTCGGACACCTAGCCACCTTGATTGCTGGATTGCGTCCTCGTTACTCTATAATCTATTCTTTCTGTCCCGATGAAGAAGTTTGTAGGAAACTTACCCTCCATTACGGGGTTGAACCTTGTTTGGTGGTGTTTCCTAAAAGCCAGGAAGAAAGTATTGAGATGGTTGAACAGCATTTAAAGAAAAAAGGAATAGAAAGTGGCCAAAAGATTGTCTTGATTTCTGAAATTCCTTTAAGAGGGGAAAGGGATCGGTATATTTTACTCCATCAGATTCACTAG
- a CDS encoding SDR family NAD(P)-dependent oxidoreductase, producing MKSFRGMTALVTGASSGLGSEFARQLSLEVSQLLITSRRVDRLQALSEEIQKKSPHLKVFYMPADLSCQEGRDILCDWLTAERMDIDILINNAGCGDYGLFEESRLDRLRSLLELNVITMTYLTRLVLPQMIRKKRGVIINVGSIVGRKPIPICAAYSGSKSFVHAFSEALRLEIEGRGVTVTVIAPGPLNTEFFYRASRNNVDEKPFVPPFMWVPLEKVVNDALAAAKAGKPFYVPGFYTRIASFLHSLTPSFLLRPIYRILLPIQCKRSTSKKDNLSCSLHQ from the coding sequence ATGAAATCCTTCAGAGGAATGACAGCTTTAGTTACGGGAGCTTCTTCTGGATTAGGTTCGGAATTTGCGCGGCAACTTTCTTTAGAAGTAAGTCAACTGTTGATTACCTCTAGAAGAGTCGATCGATTGCAAGCACTTTCCGAAGAAATTCAAAAGAAATCTCCCCACCTTAAGGTTTTTTATATGCCCGCTGATTTAAGTTGTCAGGAAGGAAGAGATATTCTTTGCGATTGGTTAACCGCAGAAAGAATGGACATAGACATTCTCATCAATAATGCCGGCTGTGGAGATTATGGACTTTTTGAAGAATCTCGATTGGATCGGCTAAGGTCTCTGTTGGAACTGAATGTGATTACCATGACTTATTTAACCCGGTTAGTCTTGCCTCAAATGATTCGAAAAAAAAGGGGAGTTATTATTAATGTGGGATCTATTGTGGGCAGGAAACCGATTCCCATTTGTGCAGCCTATTCTGGATCCAAAAGCTTTGTTCATGCTTTTTCTGAGGCTTTAAGGCTAGAAATCGAAGGCAGAGGGGTGACCGTGACGGTTATAGCTCCTGGACCATTAAATACAGAGTTTTTCTATAGAGCTTCCCGGAATAATGTCGATGAGAAACCTTTTGTGCCTCCATTCATGTGGGTTCCACTAGAAAAAGTGGTTAATGATGCATTAGCTGCGGCTAAAGCGGGTAAACCCTTTTATGTCCCTGGATTTTATACCCGTATAGCTTCTTTTTTACACTCTTTAACCCCTTCTTTTTTGTTAAGACCTATTTATCGAATCCTTTTGCCAATACAATGTAAAAGGAGTACTTCAAAAAAAGACAACTTAAGCTGTTCTCTACATCAATAA
- a CDS encoding outer membrane beta-barrel protein, whose translation MKHLFFNFTYRFLLSSFYACTGLILLLSFSLSALGQDSNPQNPPQAKKKTSKKDKRKNNPNNSIDNAIIEEKDKQIEELTKKLEDQGIPVQANTKGIVLSGYVDASYTYNFINAPAFNKVPGFVPPPGYVGPTNTAGFAQGYPAIPGREPVDAIPGGGFNMNAFKLALEKPLTDENRWQAGFRADLIVGQDAVVGAPDAITGLGVPFSSWYSFNTSSFWLEQAYVIFRAPVGNGLDIKIGKFVDPAGYEVVERPVNLDFTYGLLFANLLPTTLTGMQAIYRWDDQWTSRFGIADGGFNVSRGGMEYFGYLNNMINNNDAYLLFLNSQWDAKGKNATLSATLMYGFNGVNPPGFGASPIDGVAQPYGIAQGIRGEGPFNQNNAFFLGDVWGSWAPKFAHDRLLLGFEFTGGFYNNNVTVVPAAVSGLPLDLSSGPSNWYGASVHMKYQITDIISIAQRMDWMESGWNSILAGHNAPTDIWAYTATMAFDLADNFMIRLEYRMDWGKGVLGYYGYPFQNPTGSPTALLGTSNGPVYFVGLEFVYSF comes from the coding sequence GTGAAGCATTTATTTTTTAATTTTACCTACCGATTTCTTTTATCCTCTTTCTATGCTTGCACGGGTCTAATCCTTCTTCTTAGCTTTTCCCTATCTGCCCTAGGCCAAGATTCAAACCCACAAAACCCTCCTCAAGCCAAAAAGAAAACTTCCAAGAAAGACAAAAGGAAAAACAACCCTAACAACTCTATAGATAACGCCATCATTGAGGAGAAGGACAAGCAGATCGAGGAGTTGACAAAGAAACTTGAAGACCAAGGTATACCGGTGCAGGCGAACACCAAGGGGATAGTGCTCAGTGGCTATGTGGACGCTAGCTACACCTACAATTTCATTAACGCACCGGCTTTTAACAAGGTACCCGGTTTTGTTCCTCCACCGGGCTATGTAGGACCGACCAATACGGCAGGGTTTGCCCAGGGTTACCCGGCGATACCGGGCAGGGAACCGGTGGATGCGATACCGGGGGGAGGCTTTAACATGAACGCTTTCAAGCTTGCCTTGGAAAAGCCGCTAACCGATGAAAACCGTTGGCAGGCAGGTTTTAGGGCTGATCTCATCGTGGGACAGGATGCGGTTGTTGGAGCTCCGGATGCGATCACGGGTCTTGGGGTACCTTTCAGTTCCTGGTATTCGTTTAACACTTCAAGTTTTTGGCTTGAACAAGCTTACGTGATATTCCGGGCACCGGTGGGTAACGGGTTGGACATAAAGATTGGGAAGTTTGTGGATCCAGCGGGTTACGAGGTGGTGGAGCGGCCGGTGAACCTTGATTTTACCTATGGACTGTTGTTTGCCAATCTTTTGCCGACGACGCTAACGGGGATGCAAGCGATTTACCGGTGGGATGATCAATGGACGAGCCGGTTTGGGATAGCCGATGGAGGGTTTAATGTGTCGCGTGGGGGGATGGAATATTTTGGTTATCTCAACAACATGATCAATAACAACGATGCTTACCTTTTATTTTTGAACAGCCAGTGGGATGCGAAGGGGAAGAATGCGACGCTTAGTGCGACGTTGATGTATGGGTTTAACGGGGTAAATCCTCCGGGTTTTGGAGCCTCACCGATAGATGGGGTAGCGCAGCCTTATGGGATAGCGCAAGGGATAAGGGGAGAAGGGCCATTTAACCAGAACAATGCATTTTTTCTAGGGGATGTATGGGGATCGTGGGCGCCGAAGTTTGCGCATGATCGGCTGCTCTTGGGGTTTGAGTTTACGGGGGGATTTTACAACAACAACGTGACGGTAGTGCCGGCGGCTGTGAGTGGGTTGCCGCTGGATTTATCCAGTGGACCATCGAACTGGTATGGGGCATCAGTGCACATGAAATACCAGATAACGGATATTATCAGCATAGCGCAAAGGATGGACTGGATGGAGTCGGGATGGAACTCGATTCTGGCTGGGCATAACGCACCGACTGACATATGGGCGTACACGGCGACGATGGCGTTTGATTTAGCGGATAACTTCATGATTAGGCTTGAGTACCGGATGGATTGGGGTAAAGGAGTGCTCGGTTACTACGGTTATCCTTTCCAAAACCCCACGGGTAGCCCAACAGCTCTCCTAGGAACGTCGAATGGACCGGTTTATTTCGTCGGCTTGGAGTTTGTCTATAGCTTCTAA
- a CDS encoding DUF3088 family protein: MKPILFLLKPGFYDGLGDPFYCPYCMIFEGVLKVYPQLTQELEVRHVDFVKPRHQIIELIGEENQSCPVILFDKTPSFSLPFKVHQYGNRFFLNEPEEIALYLSKVYKIPRAHF; this comes from the coding sequence ATGAAACCCATACTTTTTCTTTTAAAACCAGGGTTTTACGACGGACTAGGTGATCCTTTTTATTGTCCCTATTGTATGATTTTTGAAGGCGTATTAAAAGTTTATCCACAATTAACCCAAGAATTAGAAGTCCGTCACGTGGATTTCGTAAAACCCAGACACCAAATTATCGAACTCATTGGGGAAGAAAACCAGTCTTGCCCAGTTATCCTTTTCGATAAGACTCCCAGTTTTTCTTTGCCTTTCAAAGTCCACCAATATGGGAACAGATTTTTCCTCAATGAACCTGAAGAAATAGCTTTATATTTGTCAAAAGTTTACAAAATCCCAAGAGCCCATTTTTAA
- the dcd gene encoding dCTP deaminase, with translation MGVHSDDWIRQMVRQHRMIEPFEEGQVRKKVDGSAAISFGLSSYGYDLRVSREFKVFTNVFNSIVDPKAFDNRSFVEIEADSCIIPPNSFALARSVEYFRIPRDVITICLGKSTYARCGIIVNVTPFEPEWEGYATLEISNTTPLPAKIYAEEGLAQVIFIQAAEPCSISYAERRGKYMYQKGVTVPRL, from the coding sequence ATGGGAGTACATTCCGATGATTGGATCAGGCAAATGGTAAGGCAACATCGGATGATCGAGCCTTTTGAAGAAGGGCAGGTAAGAAAAAAAGTTGATGGGTCAGCTGCGATAAGCTTTGGTCTTTCAAGTTACGGATATGATTTGAGAGTTTCTAGGGAGTTTAAAGTATTTACCAATGTTTTTAATAGCATTGTTGATCCTAAGGCTTTCGATAACCGCTCTTTTGTTGAAATAGAGGCAGACAGCTGCATTATACCGCCTAATTCGTTTGCCTTAGCTAGAAGTGTGGAATACTTTAGAATACCCAGGGATGTGATTACAATTTGTTTGGGAAAATCCACTTATGCCCGCTGTGGTATTATTGTCAATGTTACTCCTTTTGAACCTGAATGGGAAGGCTATGCCACACTGGAAATTTCAAATACCACCCCTCTTCCTGCAAAAATCTATGCTGAGGAAGGTCTTGCCCAGGTCATTTTTATCCAGGCCGCTGAGCCCTGTTCTATATCTTATGCTGAGAGAAGGGGAAAATATATGTATCAGAAAGGAGTTACTGTCCCGCGGTTATAG
- the aspS gene encoding aspartate--tRNA ligase, with translation MKKGDFKAYRTHHCNELNIKWVGKRARLCGWVHSKRDHGGLLFVDLRDREGLTQIVFHPEKDPSLFASAKQLKDEYVIKVEGQVVERPAGTKNEALATGEIELEVDFLEILNPSQPLPFNLDEDIENEELRLSFRFLDLRRKKILHCLKVRHQVSSLVREYLSKEGFLEVETPILSKSTPEGARDFLVPSRLSPGKFYALPQAPQQYKQLLMVAGIDKYFQIARCFRDEDLRSDRQPEFTQIDLEASFVQVEDIMNWIEEMIQLIFLKVLGIELPLPFVRLSYDQAIDNYGSDKPDLRVEWKIQDASQLFKNTEFRLFREVVEKGGVIKALNAKGTDPMISASVLEELVAIATSLGAKGLAHIRVEGEQWKSPIVKFFSAEERKNLQLLLNMEPDDFILFSAGPREQACSILGKIRLRLAEITQSIAKNQWKFVWVTDFPLFEYSPLDQKWNSVHHPFTRPHSEDLTKLDDGRYNEIRALAYDIVLNGVELGGGSIRIHERELQEKIFSILGIDKQRQELLFGHLLKAFQYGAPPHGGIALGLDRFVMLLTGSESIRDVIAFPKNRHGVDLLTQSPSEVEYQQLKELNIKLSFPSLKIEP, from the coding sequence ATGAAAAAAGGAGATTTTAAAGCTTACAGAACTCACCATTGCAATGAACTCAATATAAAATGGGTGGGCAAAAGGGCTAGGCTTTGCGGTTGGGTTCATTCGAAAAGAGATCATGGAGGTCTTTTATTCGTCGATTTAAGGGATAGAGAGGGGCTTACGCAGATCGTTTTTCATCCTGAGAAAGATCCCTCTCTTTTTGCTTCGGCAAAACAGCTTAAAGATGAATATGTCATAAAAGTTGAAGGACAGGTCGTGGAGAGACCCGCCGGGACTAAAAATGAGGCTTTAGCTACGGGAGAAATTGAGTTGGAAGTCGATTTTCTTGAAATACTTAATCCTTCCCAGCCGTTACCTTTTAACCTGGATGAAGATATAGAAAATGAAGAATTAAGACTTTCGTTTCGTTTTCTTGATTTAAGAAGGAAAAAGATTCTTCATTGTTTGAAGGTACGTCATCAAGTCTCATCACTAGTCAGGGAATATTTGTCGAAGGAAGGGTTTCTTGAGGTCGAGACTCCTATTTTATCTAAGAGTACACCTGAAGGTGCTCGAGATTTTCTTGTTCCAAGCCGGCTTTCACCGGGCAAATTTTATGCCTTACCCCAAGCTCCTCAACAATACAAGCAGTTATTGATGGTAGCGGGCATAGATAAGTATTTTCAAATTGCACGCTGTTTTAGAGATGAAGATCTCCGTTCAGACCGTCAACCGGAGTTTACCCAGATAGACCTCGAAGCCTCATTTGTGCAAGTCGAAGACATTATGAACTGGATTGAGGAGATGATTCAGTTGATTTTTTTAAAGGTTCTTGGCATTGAACTGCCTTTGCCTTTTGTCCGACTGAGTTATGATCAGGCCATAGACAATTATGGATCGGATAAACCAGATTTAAGAGTCGAGTGGAAAATTCAAGATGCAAGCCAACTGTTCAAAAATACCGAATTTAGATTGTTCCGGGAAGTTGTCGAGAAAGGAGGAGTAATCAAAGCTCTGAATGCCAAAGGAACAGATCCAATGATCAGTGCATCTGTACTCGAAGAGCTAGTAGCTATTGCAACCTCTCTTGGAGCAAAGGGCTTGGCTCATATCAGGGTGGAAGGGGAGCAATGGAAATCGCCCATCGTAAAATTTTTCTCGGCAGAGGAACGCAAAAACCTGCAACTGCTTCTCAATATGGAACCTGATGACTTCATTTTGTTTAGTGCCGGACCACGGGAGCAGGCTTGTTCAATTCTAGGTAAGATTCGTTTACGGCTAGCCGAGATAACCCAAAGTATTGCTAAAAACCAATGGAAATTTGTTTGGGTCACAGATTTTCCCCTCTTTGAGTACAGCCCATTAGATCAGAAATGGAATAGTGTACATCACCCTTTTACCCGGCCTCATTCCGAAGATTTGACTAAATTAGATGATGGTCGCTACAATGAAATTAGGGCTCTTGCTTATGATATTGTGCTTAATGGAGTTGAACTGGGAGGAGGAAGTATCCGTATACATGAAAGAGAGCTACAGGAAAAGATCTTTTCCATTCTAGGGATAGATAAACAAAGACAGGAGCTTCTTTTTGGTCATCTTCTGAAAGCTTTTCAATATGGCGCTCCACCACATGGTGGCATTGCCTTGGGACTCGATAGATTCGTGATGTTGTTAACGGGATCTGAATCCATAAGGGATGTTATCGCCTTTCCTAAAAATAGGCATGGAGTAGATCTTCTTACTCAATCCCCATCCGAAGTTGAATATCAGCAACTTAAAGAGCTTAACATTAAATTGAGTTTTCCTTCCTTGAAAATAGAACCTTAA
- a CDS encoding NfeD family protein — protein sequence MGACRLAVFCLGFFSLCFSFLQAQTVKTEKEKIIYVIPIKDEIEQSMVYVVKRAVNEAIRSGAQALVVDLDTPGGLAQSMEKIIREIERFPAQENTYAFIDHKAYSAGAFIAACCRHIYMAPGSVIGAASPVLFSPQGGVQNLPESYEKKILSAYQGLIRAIAERHGHNPAVFNAMVDRDSGLVIDGIEILPKGKILTLTDSEACKQYGHPPKALLAEGIVQNLEELAQKAIASALPYKLVILKPTGFEKIGRIMTLLGPIFLTLGLIFGYLELQTGGIVLGLLSLLFFSLYFLGHYLAGLSGWEPFFLFLLGLSLILFEFFVFPGLVIPTLIGFLIILVALLAANSEKIPSESFGSWLSRIKEAILSLVVTLGISLLLIYILSRFIPAKTHMILNEVSKDRNEGVSGLTTGMIGEALTVLRPSGLGKFNGKIVDVITPAKFVSAGTPIQIVQIEGIRVVVEPLKKRKFRTT from the coding sequence ATGGGTGCGTGCAGATTGGCGGTATTCTGTTTAGGCTTTTTTTCCCTTTGTTTTTCTTTTCTCCAAGCGCAGACAGTAAAAACGGAGAAGGAAAAAATCATTTATGTTATACCCATTAAAGATGAGATCGAACAATCCATGGTTTATGTCGTCAAACGAGCTGTCAATGAAGCGATCAGGAGTGGAGCTCAGGCATTAGTTGTTGACCTGGATACTCCAGGAGGTCTGGCTCAGTCAATGGAAAAAATCATTAGGGAAATTGAACGGTTTCCTGCCCAAGAAAACACTTATGCATTCATAGATCACAAAGCTTATTCGGCTGGGGCTTTTATTGCTGCTTGTTGTAGGCACATCTATATGGCTCCAGGTTCTGTCATTGGAGCGGCTAGCCCTGTTCTTTTTTCCCCTCAAGGAGGAGTACAAAACCTGCCTGAAAGTTATGAAAAAAAAATTCTTTCTGCATACCAAGGACTGATCCGTGCTATTGCAGAGCGGCATGGTCATAATCCAGCGGTTTTCAATGCCATGGTGGATAGGGATAGCGGGCTTGTTATCGATGGGATTGAAATTCTTCCCAAGGGGAAAATTTTGACTTTAACCGACTCCGAAGCTTGCAAGCAATATGGACATCCTCCAAAAGCCCTTTTGGCAGAAGGTATCGTTCAAAATCTTGAAGAGTTGGCTCAAAAAGCTATCGCTTCAGCCCTACCCTATAAACTGGTTATACTGAAACCAACCGGGTTTGAAAAAATAGGTAGAATCATGACGTTGCTTGGCCCTATTTTTTTAACTCTCGGATTAATCTTTGGTTATTTGGAATTACAGACCGGTGGGATAGTTTTAGGCTTACTTAGTCTATTGTTTTTTTCTCTCTATTTTTTAGGTCATTATCTTGCTGGATTGAGTGGTTGGGAACCTTTTTTTCTTTTTCTTTTGGGCTTATCCCTTATTCTCTTTGAGTTTTTTGTTTTTCCCGGACTTGTCATTCCAACATTAATAGGTTTTTTGATCATTCTCGTTGCCTTACTTGCCGCTAACTCTGAAAAAATACCCTCTGAAAGTTTCGGCAGCTGGCTTTCTCGAATAAAAGAAGCGATACTTTCTCTTGTTGTTACTTTGGGCATTTCATTGCTGCTCATTTATATTCTATCCCGTTTTATTCCTGCCAAGACCCACATGATATTAAATGAAGTATCCAAAGATAGGAATGAGGGAGTTTCTGGTCTTACAACAGGGATGATAGGAGAAGCGCTCACTGTTCTCAGACCAAGTGGGCTTGGAAAATTTAATGGGAAAATCGTTGATGTCATTACTCCGGCTAAATTTGTTTCTGCAGGGACACCGATCCAGATTGTACAGATTGAAGGCATACGGGTTGTAGTAGAACCTCTGAAAAAAAGAAAGTTTAGGACAACTTAA